The following coding sequences lie in one Desulfofalx alkaliphila DSM 12257 genomic window:
- a CDS encoding cyclic 2,3-diphosphoglycerate synthase — translation MDRKNVIIIGAAGRDFHNFNTYYRDKENYRVVAFTAAQIPDIDNRKYPAELAGSLYPEGIPIYSQDMLPQLIKDLEVDECVFAYSDVNYQTVMGVSAIVNAAGADFKLMGPGYTMLESSKPVISVCAVRTGCGKSQTSRKVIELLMENNLKVVAVRHPMPYGDLAAQKVQRFATLEDLKKHNCTVEEMEEYEPHVIRGNIIYAGVDYEAILRAAEEDADGCDVILWDGGNNDFSFYKPDLAITVLDPHRPGHELNYYPGEVALRTADVAIINKIDSADGHSINMVEENIKSVNPKAVIIKAESKINVDNADLIKGKRVLVVEDGPTLTHGEMKLGAGTIAAQRFGAKELVDPRPYIVGKLKDTFETYKDIGALLPAMGYGEQQLKDLEETINNTDCDAVIIGTPIDLTRVININKPCTRVHYELDEVGSPNLTEVINDFIKKHNL, via the coding sequence ATGGATAGAAAAAATGTGATCATTATTGGGGCTGCGGGAAGGGATTTCCACAATTTTAATACATATTATCGGGACAAGGAAAATTACAGGGTGGTGGCCTTTACTGCCGCTCAAATCCCAGATATAGATAACAGAAAATACCCGGCTGAACTGGCGGGCAGTTTGTATCCGGAAGGTATTCCGATATATTCTCAGGATATGCTGCCTCAACTAATTAAAGACTTAGAGGTAGATGAGTGTGTTTTCGCCTACAGTGATGTAAATTATCAAACTGTGATGGGTGTAAGCGCCATTGTAAATGCAGCGGGTGCCGATTTTAAACTTATGGGCCCCGGCTATACAATGTTAGAAAGCAGCAAGCCTGTCATTTCGGTGTGTGCCGTAAGAACCGGCTGTGGAAAAAGCCAGACCTCACGCAAGGTTATTGAACTGTTAATGGAAAATAATCTCAAAGTGGTTGCGGTGAGACACCCAATGCCCTATGGCGATCTTGCGGCACAAAAGGTGCAGAGATTTGCCACCCTAGAGGATTTAAAGAAACACAATTGCACCGTGGAGGAAATGGAAGAATATGAACCGCATGTCATAAGGGGAAACATTATATACGCCGGTGTTGATTATGAGGCAATTTTAAGGGCGGCGGAAGAAGACGCCGACGGCTGCGATGTTATTTTATGGGACGGCGGAAACAATGACTTTTCATTCTACAAGCCGGATTTAGCCATCACGGTATTGGATCCGCACCGCCCCGGCCACGAATTAAACTACTATCCGGGAGAGGTGGCCCTAAGAACGGCGGATGTGGCAATCATTAATAAAATTGACAGTGCCGACGGCCATTCGATAAATATGGTAGAAGAAAATATTAAAAGCGTAAATCCAAAGGCTGTAATAATTAAGGCTGAATCTAAAATTAACGTGGACAATGCGGATTTAATTAAAGGAAAGAGAGTGCTGGTGGTGGAGGATGGCCCCACCCTCACCCATGGTGAAATGAAGCTGGGGGCGGGAACCATTGCGGCACAGCGTTTTGGCGCTAAGGAACTGGTAGATCCCCGCCCGTATATTGTAGGTAAGCTTAAGGACACCTTTGAAACTTACAAGGACATTGGTGCCCTGCTGCCTGCCATGGGCTACGGCGAGCAGCAGTTAAAAGACCTGGAAGAAACAATTAACAACACCGACTGCGATGCCGTTATTATCGGCACCCCAATTGATCTGACCAGGGTTATTAACATTAATAAACCTTGTACCCGTGTGCATTATGAGCTAGACGAGGTGGGCAGCCCCAATCTCACTGAGGTAATCAATGATTTTATAAAAAAACATAACCTCTAA
- the glmM gene encoding phosphoglucosamine mutase — MAKLFGTDGVRGVANRELTPELAFKLGRAGAVVLAGQGEANRVVIGRDTRISGDMLEAAMVAGICSVGVDVYKVGIVPTPAIAYLTRELGAAAGVVISASHNPVEDNGIKFFGPSGYKLSDEIEEEIESLVLNDQYSYPAPVAGQLGRAYQINDAVDRYVKYVRKTVDGNLKGLKIVVDCANGAAYRVAPQVLEELGAEVIPIFSYPDGVNINDGCGSTHPEVLMKKVVEQGADLGIAYDGDADRCLAVDADGRLVDGDQIMVICAKYLKGKGKLPLDTVVVTVMSNLGLHTALKESNIKVLETKVGDRYVLEKMMEAKAVFGGEQSGHIIFLDYNTTGDGVITSLQLLSVLKETGQSLAQLAGQMQRYPQLLKNVRVEDKDAVMENEKLAQAIAEAEKYLQGEGRVLVRPSGTEPLVRVMAEAKDEQKLNEVVDKLVALVKSLS, encoded by the coding sequence ATGGCAAAACTTTTTGGTACGGACGGAGTGCGGGGTGTGGCCAACCGCGAACTGACCCCGGAACTGGCCTTTAAACTGGGTCGTGCCGGTGCCGTGGTGCTGGCCGGCCAAGGTGAAGCAAATAGAGTGGTAATAGGCAGGGATACCAGAATATCCGGTGATATGCTGGAAGCAGCCATGGTGGCCGGTATTTGTTCGGTGGGGGTGGATGTCTATAAGGTTGGCATAGTGCCCACGCCGGCCATAGCCTATTTAACCAGAGAATTGGGTGCGGCAGCGGGGGTGGTCATTTCAGCGTCCCACAACCCGGTGGAAGACAACGGCATTAAATTCTTTGGGCCCAGCGGTTACAAACTGAGCGATGAAATAGAAGAAGAAATTGAATCTTTGGTGTTAAACGACCAATATTCATATCCTGCGCCGGTGGCCGGCCAATTGGGCCGCGCCTACCAAATAAATGATGCCGTTGACAGGTATGTTAAATATGTCCGAAAAACGGTGGACGGCAACCTAAAGGGGTTGAAAATAGTGGTGGATTGTGCCAACGGCGCAGCCTACCGGGTGGCACCCCAGGTGCTTGAAGAATTGGGTGCAGAGGTAATACCTATTTTTAGCTACCCCGACGGTGTAAATATTAACGATGGCTGCGGCTCTACCCATCCGGAAGTGTTAATGAAAAAAGTTGTTGAACAGGGTGCCGACCTTGGTATTGCCTATGACGGGGATGCTGACCGCTGCCTGGCGGTTGATGCCGACGGCCGCTTGGTGGACGGCGATCAGATTATGGTTATTTGTGCCAAGTATTTAAAAGGCAAAGGCAAACTGCCCCTGGATACGGTGGTGGTAACGGTGATGAGCAACCTTGGACTGCATACCGCCCTGAAAGAGAGCAACATTAAGGTGTTGGAAACCAAGGTGGGCGACCGCTACGTCTTGGAAAAAATGATGGAGGCTAAGGCGGTCTTTGGCGGTGAGCAGTCGGGTCACATTATCTTTTTGGACTATAACACCACCGGGGACGGTGTAATTACTTCACTGCAATTATTGTCGGTGCTGAAAGAAACAGGCCAATCGCTGGCCCAGCTGGCCGGTCAAATGCAGCGCTATCCACAACTTTTAAAAAATGTACGGGTGGAAGATAAAGATGCAGTGATGGAAAACGAAAAACTGGCCCAAGCCATTGCCGAGGCGGAAAAGTACCTGCAGGGTGAGGGACGGGTTTTGGTACGCCCATCGGGTACGGAACCCCTGGTGCGGGTAATGGCCGAAGCAAAGGATGAGCAGAAGCTAAACGAAGTGGTAGATAAATTGGTGGCATTGGTAAAAAGTTTGAGTTAA
- a CDS encoding ABC transporter ATP-binding protein: MLALLKYLKPYGFSVVLIVVLTLVSTFLELLLPTLMANVVDVGIVNGDIPYILKTGGWMIIISILAIIFTIAAFYLSAKVSLGFGKMLRRDLFVHVENFSLESFNQFGTASLITRTTNDIKQIQDVLNVLLRIMTRAPLMLVGGIILAVSREATLSLVFLVALPLLGAVIFLVARQAIPLFATLQQKTDRLNLVIRESLTGVRVIRAFNRVEDEKKRFDEANEAFRDTGIRVSKMLATLFPAMLIIMNFTNVAIIWFGAIRIDQGHMQVGNMMAFIQYAAFILTSLIMLSMTFIMIPRAQASAKRVNEVLQVKGAIADPEAAVQERSQRGYVEFKNVTYYYAGAEKPALKNISFLAKPGETTAIIGSTGAGKSTLIQLILRFYDPKSGVILVDGVDIKQMTQKTLRQRIGYVPQQATLFSGTIAENIRLGKPDATDQEVLQVLEIAQAADLVNEKEGGINAMVYQSGGNLSGGQKQRLSIARALIRKPKIYIFDDSFSALDYKTDARLRKALKDYIKDATMIYVGQRISTVKDADQIIVLEQGEIVGIGRHEELLRENRVYQEIVESQYTKEEGGHE; encoded by the coding sequence ATGCTGGCATTGTTGAAGTATTTAAAACCCTATGGATTTTCAGTGGTGCTCATTGTTGTTTTAACATTGGTGAGTACATTTCTGGAACTCTTACTGCCCACGCTAATGGCAAATGTGGTGGATGTTGGGATTGTCAACGGGGACATTCCCTATATCTTGAAAACCGGTGGATGGATGATTATTATTTCCATCCTTGCCATTATTTTTACCATTGCCGCCTTTTATTTATCTGCCAAGGTGTCCCTTGGGTTTGGAAAAATGCTTCGACGGGATTTGTTTGTTCATGTGGAAAACTTCTCACTGGAAAGCTTTAATCAGTTTGGTACCGCATCGCTTATTACCAGAACCACCAACGATATCAAGCAAATACAAGATGTATTAAATGTCCTGCTCCGAATAATGACCAGGGCGCCTTTAATGCTGGTCGGAGGCATCATTTTAGCAGTGTCAAGAGAGGCAACCCTTTCCCTCGTTTTTTTAGTGGCCTTACCCCTTTTGGGTGCGGTTATCTTTCTTGTTGCGCGCCAGGCAATCCCGCTATTTGCAACCCTGCAGCAGAAAACGGACAGGTTGAATTTGGTAATTAGGGAAAGCCTAACCGGAGTACGGGTCATCCGTGCCTTTAACAGGGTTGAGGATGAAAAAAAACGCTTTGATGAAGCAAATGAAGCCTTTAGGGATACGGGAATAAGGGTAAGTAAAATGCTGGCCACCCTTTTCCCGGCCATGCTGATCATTATGAATTTCACCAACGTAGCAATCATTTGGTTTGGTGCCATTCGCATTGATCAGGGCCACATGCAGGTGGGAAATATGATGGCCTTTATACAATACGCAGCCTTTATTCTTACGTCCTTAATCATGCTGTCAATGACCTTTATCATGATTCCACGGGCCCAAGCCTCTGCCAAGCGTGTCAATGAAGTGCTGCAGGTTAAAGGGGCAATTGCGGACCCCGAAGCGGCGGTCCAAGAAAGAAGCCAAAGGGGTTATGTTGAATTTAAAAATGTGACCTATTATTATGCCGGAGCGGAAAAACCTGCCCTTAAAAACATTTCGTTTTTGGCTAAACCGGGGGAAACAACGGCCATTATAGGCAGCACCGGGGCAGGTAAATCTACCCTAATACAGCTGATCCTTCGCTTCTATGATCCAAAGTCGGGGGTAATTTTAGTTGACGGCGTGGACATCAAGCAGATGACTCAAAAGACACTGCGGCAAAGGATTGGCTATGTGCCACAACAGGCTACACTCTTTAGCGGAACCATTGCAGAAAATATTCGCCTTGGCAAGCCCGACGCAACAGACCAAGAGGTGCTTCAGGTGCTGGAAATTGCCCAAGCCGCCGACCTTGTCAATGAAAAAGAAGGCGGCATCAATGCCATGGTTTATCAATCCGGCGGCAATTTGTCCGGCGGCCAAAAGCAGCGGCTGTCCATTGCCCGGGCATTAATTCGCAAACCAAAAATCTATATTTTTGATGACAGTTTTTCTGCCCTGGATTACAAAACAGATGCAAGGTTAAGAAAAGCCCTAAAAGATTATATTAAAGACGCAACCATGATTTATGTGGGGCAGCGGATCAGCACCGTAAAGGATGCCGATCAAATTATTGTTTTAGAGCAAGGGGAAATAGTGGGAATAGGAAGACATGAAGAGCTATTAAGGGAAAACAGGGTCTACCAAGAAATTGTTGAATCACAGTACACAAAGGAGGAAGGGGGCCATGAGTAG
- a CDS encoding TraB/GumN family protein, protein MSEQNITRINLDGKEIIIIGTAHISRQSAEQVKEVIETERPDTVCVELDEQRYQSIKAHDQWKKMDIFKVIKEKKATFLLVNLFLSSTQKRLAKQMDIRAGKELIQGIESANEIGAELVLADRNIQTTFLRIWHSMGFWGKIRLFWEILLGIFSDDEITEEELEQLKTQDMLNAMLSDFSQSFPELKRPLIDERDQYLSQKIKDAPGEKIVAVVGAAHLPGIKKEITKEHDLAALNKIPPKSKTVKIIAWTIPILILSMIGYSFYLNPSLGIDQTVTWVWWNCLCASIGAALALGHPLTIASAALVSPISSLNPLLAAGWFAGIVQAYLRRPTVEDFQNLPEDILSVKGFWRNKATRVLLIVALTNIGSSLGAIIGGANVINLFIKNV, encoded by the coding sequence ATGTCTGAGCAAAATATTACTAGAATAAACCTGGACGGTAAAGAAATTATAATCATTGGAACAGCCCATATATCTAGGCAAAGTGCAGAACAAGTAAAGGAAGTTATTGAAACTGAAAGGCCGGATACCGTTTGCGTGGAGCTGGACGAGCAAAGGTATCAATCCATCAAAGCCCACGACCAGTGGAAGAAGATGGATATATTTAAGGTTATTAAAGAAAAGAAGGCAACTTTTCTTCTGGTAAATCTTTTTCTATCCTCGACACAAAAACGCCTGGCAAAGCAAATGGATATTAGGGCGGGTAAAGAACTAATTCAGGGTATTGAGTCGGCAAATGAAATAGGTGCTGAATTGGTGCTGGCCGACAGAAATATACAAACCACCTTTTTGCGCATATGGCACAGCATGGGGTTTTGGGGTAAGATTAGATTATTCTGGGAAATTTTGCTGGGTATTTTTAGCGATGATGAGATTACAGAAGAGGAATTAGAACAATTAAAAACCCAGGACATGCTCAACGCAATGCTCAGTGATTTTTCGCAGTCTTTCCCGGAATTAAAGAGGCCTTTAATAGATGAACGGGATCAGTATTTATCTCAAAAGATTAAAGATGCACCGGGGGAAAAAATTGTGGCCGTGGTAGGGGCGGCACACCTTCCGGGCATAAAAAAAGAGATTACCAAGGAACATGACCTAGCGGCTTTAAATAAAATACCCCCCAAATCTAAGACAGTGAAAATCATTGCTTGGACTATTCCGATACTTATTTTAAGTATGATTGGATACAGTTTTTATCTGAACCCCTCCCTTGGCATTGACCAAACTGTAACTTGGGTGTGGTGGAACTGTTTGTGTGCATCAATAGGGGCTGCTCTGGCCTTGGGGCATCCTCTTACCATAGCCTCTGCTGCCCTTGTATCACCCATAAGTTCCTTAAATCCCTTGCTGGCAGCCGGCTGGTTTGCAGGAATTGTACAGGCCTACCTGCGGCGGCCGACGGTGGAAGATTTTCAAAACTTGCCGGAAGATATTTTAAGTGTCAAGGGATTTTGGAGAAACAAGGCAACCAGGGTTTTGTTAATCGTGGCCTTGACCAACATAGGCAGTTCTCTGGGGGCAATTATTGGCGGAGCCAATGTAATAAATTTATTTATAAAAAATGTATAG
- a CDS encoding YbbR-like domain-containing protein: MKLFNFKSRAWQRYSLMLVSLMIAVILWVYVNNVQSPLQEQEFRVALEAVNLPEEMIAEGLPDRVSVRVNTINLRVAGLAPEDFRAVVDFSEATMGENMLPVQVTAPPGVQVAQVIPNTVAVTIDQMVQKQVPVQVFLQGNPQPGFSAGDPLIVPNAVLARGPGRLVNAIEQVPVTVNVEGANQNIDYSLPITIHQGQVRLSPEVVRVVVPINVSVPHKTVPIRVSTIGAPDEEYQVSSTAAEPAVVQVYASAEVLARISEVVTEPINLNGLKDNVKRTVNLQLPQNAVLLQPDKTEVKVELVQKPKSTTPEQPPEGDGEAEEQREQ, from the coding sequence ATGAAGCTGTTTAACTTTAAATCCAGGGCTTGGCAAAGATATTCACTGATGCTGGTATCCCTTATGATTGCAGTGATACTGTGGGTGTATGTGAACAATGTGCAAAGCCCCCTACAAGAACAGGAATTCCGCGTGGCACTGGAGGCGGTAAACCTGCCCGAGGAGATGATAGCGGAGGGTTTGCCGGATCGGGTAAGTGTGCGCGTAAATACAATTAATCTCAGGGTTGCAGGGTTGGCACCGGAAGACTTCAGGGCAGTGGTGGATTTTTCTGAAGCGACCATGGGGGAAAACATGCTGCCGGTACAGGTAACTGCCCCGCCGGGTGTTCAAGTGGCACAGGTTATTCCCAATACCGTTGCGGTAACCATTGACCAGATGGTACAAAAACAGGTGCCGGTGCAGGTCTTTTTGCAGGGTAACCCCCAGCCCGGTTTTTCCGCCGGGGATCCTCTCATAGTGCCCAACGCTGTGCTGGCCCGGGGTCCCGGCAGGCTGGTCAATGCCATAGAGCAGGTACCCGTAACGGTAAATGTGGAGGGGGCCAATCAAAATATAGATTATTCCCTGCCAATAACAATACATCAGGGGCAGGTGCGGCTTTCCCCTGAAGTGGTGCGGGTGGTTGTGCCCATTAATGTGAGTGTGCCCCACAAAACTGTGCCAATTCGTGTAAGCACCATCGGCGCCCCTGATGAGGAATACCAGGTGAGCTCAACGGCGGCAGAGCCGGCGGTGGTACAGGTTTACGCCTCCGCAGAGGTGCTGGCCCGAATATCAGAAGTAGTCACCGAACCAATAAACCTAAATGGCCTAAAGGACAATGTAAAGCGCACTGTAAACTTGCAACTGCCCCAGAACGCAGTGCTGCTGCAGCCGGACAAGACGGAGGTAAAGGTGGAGTTGGTTCAAAAACCTAAGTCAACGACACCGGAACAGCCGCCGGAAGGCGATGGGGAGGCAGAGGAGCAAAGAGAGCAGTAA
- a CDS encoding AMP-binding protein, producing the protein MIIYEKYIGRNRDDFATLEDLYKNYAIYYPDNFNFAYDVMDKLAEDKPDQLAMLWVGKDGQEKRITFKDMKYWSDKTANYFKSLGIKKGDFVLLVLKRHYLFWYAMLALHKIGAVAVQATHLLTAKDYVYRCQSAGIKMAVITGDGDCTQHFDQAVPECDTVQLKAVTGHKDAGEGWLDFEAGIEAASDNWQRPTGEEATKVTDMMIMAFSSGTTGYPKMVAHDYSYPLGHIITGVFWHRAEPGGLHFTISDTGWLKSLWGKFYGQWFAESAVFTYDFDTFKAADILEKLAKYKITTFCCPPTMYRFMLREDVSKYDLSALKHCVTAGEALNPEVYHQWKKATGLRIFEGFGQSETTLTCSTLYPWVQPKPGSMGLPTPGYEVVILDENGNEVDPGVTGEICIRAERTGNKTLGLFMGYYQDEAGTQRAWNNGIYHTGDTAYRDELGFVWYVSRNDDIIKSSGYRIGPFEVESALAEHPAVLESAVTGVPDPIRGVVVKATIVLSKGYQPSDELVKELQNHVKKTTAPYKYPRVIEFVDELPKTISGKIRRVAIREKDKEKYK; encoded by the coding sequence ATGATTATTTATGAGAAATATATTGGCAGAAACCGTGATGATTTTGCCACTCTGGAAGATTTATATAAAAATTATGCCATATATTACCCGGACAACTTTAACTTTGCCTATGATGTGATGGACAAGCTGGCAGAGGATAAGCCTGACCAGCTGGCAATGCTGTGGGTGGGCAAAGACGGCCAAGAAAAGAGAATTACCTTTAAAGACATGAAGTATTGGTCAGACAAAACGGCAAATTATTTTAAGTCCCTGGGTATAAAAAAAGGCGACTTTGTACTGCTGGTATTAAAAAGACACTATCTCTTTTGGTATGCCATGCTGGCGCTACATAAAATCGGCGCTGTGGCTGTGCAGGCCACACACCTGTTAACCGCCAAAGATTACGTCTATCGCTGCCAGTCGGCAGGCATAAAAATGGCAGTGATAACCGGTGACGGGGATTGCACCCAGCACTTTGATCAGGCAGTTCCAGAATGTGATACCGTCCAGTTAAAAGCCGTTACCGGGCATAAGGATGCAGGAGAGGGATGGCTGGACTTTGAGGCCGGTATTGAAGCTGCCTCTGACAATTGGCAGCGGCCAACCGGAGAAGAAGCCACAAAGGTTACCGATATGATGATTATGGCCTTTTCATCGGGTACCACCGGTTATCCAAAAATGGTAGCCCATGATTATTCTTATCCCTTGGGTCATATCATAACCGGTGTCTTTTGGCATCGGGCCGAACCGGGGGGCTTACACTTCACCATCTCCGACACCGGATGGCTAAAGTCCCTGTGGGGCAAATTTTATGGCCAATGGTTTGCAGAATCAGCAGTTTTTACCTATGACTTCGATACTTTTAAAGCTGCCGATATCCTGGAAAAGCTGGCTAAATATAAGATTACCACCTTTTGCTGCCCGCCCACCATGTACAGATTTATGCTGAGGGAAGATGTGAGTAAATATGACTTATCAGCTTTAAAACACTGCGTTACAGCAGGTGAGGCGCTAAATCCCGAAGTTTATCATCAGTGGAAAAAAGCCACCGGATTGAGAATATTTGAGGGCTTTGGGCAGTCAGAAACAACACTTACCTGCTCTACCTTATATCCCTGGGTACAGCCGAAACCGGGCTCAATGGGCCTGCCCACCCCCGGTTATGAAGTGGTTATTTTGGATGAGAACGGCAATGAGGTTGACCCGGGAGTTACCGGCGAAATCTGTATTAGGGCTGAAAGAACTGGGAATAAAACACTGGGTCTGTTCATGGGCTACTATCAGGATGAAGCCGGCACCCAAAGAGCATGGAATAACGGCATATACCATACCGGGGACACTGCCTACCGCGATGAGCTGGGCTTTGTATGGTATGTGAGCAGAAATGATGACATCATTAAATCTTCCGGCTACCGGATCGGACCCTTTGAGGTGGAATCAGCCCTGGCAGAACACCCGGCTGTTTTGGAGTCAGCGGTGACAGGAGTGCCGGACCCCATCAGGGGGGTTGTAGTGAAGGCCACCATTGTTTTATCCAAGGGCTACCAACCCAGTGATGAACTGGTTAAGGAATTACAGAATCACGTTAAGAAAACAACCGCCCCCTATAAATACCCCAGGGTAATCGAGTTTGTGGATGAGCTTCCTAAAACCATCAGCGGTAAAATCCGCCGGGTTGCCATCAGGGAAAAGGATAAGGAAAAATACAAGTAA
- the cdaA gene encoding diadenylate cyclase CdaA: MLDQLQALNNIPFSFISILDILIVAFVLYKLMQVIKGTRAVQLIKGIVVLLVATTLSSWLQLHTINWLLTQTMFALVVALPIVFHPELRRALEQLGRGKFFARSLINMGEEDKSRMINEVVRAVQVLSKNNMGALIVIERITGLEEYIDTGVRIDGLISSEFIVNLFVPKTPLHDGACIIRGDRVAAAACFLPLTESQLGHNLGTRHRAGVGITEYSDALTIIVSEETGDISLAHEGVLHRMLDESTLKQRLIESLQPKPAPNLTNFWKRSGGSQ; the protein is encoded by the coding sequence TTGCTTGACCAACTGCAGGCTTTAAATAATATACCTTTTTCTTTTATCAGTATACTTGATATTTTGATTGTGGCCTTTGTCCTGTACAAGCTGATGCAGGTAATCAAAGGCACCCGTGCAGTACAGCTGATAAAAGGAATTGTGGTACTGCTTGTGGCCACCACCTTAAGCAGTTGGCTGCAGCTGCATACCATTAACTGGCTGCTCACCCAAACCATGTTTGCCTTGGTGGTTGCTCTGCCCATTGTCTTCCACCCGGAATTGCGCCGGGCCTTGGAACAATTGGGCCGGGGTAAATTTTTTGCCCGCAGCCTGATCAACATGGGGGAAGAGGATAAGTCACGGATGATCAATGAAGTGGTGCGGGCAGTGCAGGTGCTTTCTAAAAATAACATGGGTGCCTTGATAGTAATTGAACGGATCACCGGTTTAGAAGAATATATTGATACCGGTGTAAGAATAGACGGTTTAATTAGTTCTGAATTCATCGTCAACCTTTTTGTGCCCAAAACGCCCCTGCATGACGGTGCCTGTATTATTAGGGGCGACAGGGTTGCCGCGGCGGCTTGTTTTTTACCCCTAACCGAAAGCCAGCTGGGCCATAATTTAGGTACCCGCCACCGGGCAGGGGTGGGCATCACAGAGTATTCCGATGCCCTGACCATTATTGTTTCCGAAGAGACCGGTGATATTTCCCTGGCCCATGAGGGAGTGCTGCACAGAATGCTTGACGAGTCCACCTTAAAACAGCGGCTAATTGAATCTTTACAACCAAAACCTGCCCCCAACTTGACAAATTTCTGGAAGAGAAGCGGTGGTAGCCAATGA
- a CDS encoding ABC transporter ATP-binding protein codes for MSRWRRKQQPVTKPAEFKKTLLRLISYLKPERKRIMAVAAFALFSTVFNVLSPIILGSATTSIFDSVTRGTAIDFAFIGRVALTLLALYLFASLFSFLQQYLMAGVSQRTLANLRKEVNDKLSRVPLKFHDRHSHGELLSRAVNDIDNITYSLQQGLPQIITSVITIVGIIAMMLYISPLLTLVVFITIPLSLLTLRIIASYSQQYFRDQQRELGQLNSHVEEMFSGHQVVKAFGHEEKAIERFNEMNDRLYAAGWRAQFISGIMMPLMAFIGNLGFVFVSIVGGVLVINQSILIGNVQAFIQYTHQISHPMGQIAGIANTIQNALASAERIFALLDEEEEKEEEGLSIELDAIKGHVAFKQAAFGYDKNELLIKDLNIDVKEGQMVAIVGPTGAGKTTLINLLMRFYELDGGQIQIGGIKTTDLSREQVRSIFAMVLQDTWLFSGTIKENIAYGKKDASDEEIKSAARAAYADDFIRKLPDGYDTVLEQDASNISQGQKQLLTIARAIISDPKILILDEATSSVDTRTELHIQKAMKRIMKNRTSFVIAHRLSTIKDADVILVMNKGRIIEKGTHQQLLDKKGFYADLYQSQFAQ; via the coding sequence ATGAGTAGGTGGCGAAGAAAGCAGCAGCCGGTAACAAAACCGGCGGAATTTAAGAAAACACTGCTGCGTTTAATAAGCTACTTAAAGCCTGAGCGCAAGAGAATAATGGCAGTGGCGGCCTTTGCTCTCTTTTCCACTGTCTTTAATGTGCTTAGCCCCATTATATTAGGCAGTGCCACCACATCAATTTTTGACAGTGTCACAAGAGGTACCGCCATTGACTTTGCCTTTATCGGCCGGGTTGCCCTGACCTTGCTCGCTCTCTACCTCTTTGCTTCACTGTTTTCTTTTCTACAGCAGTATTTAATGGCCGGTGTCTCACAGCGAACCCTTGCCAATTTAAGGAAGGAAGTAAATGATAAATTAAGCCGGGTTCCCTTAAAATTTCATGACCGGCATAGCCACGGAGAGCTGTTAAGCCGGGCAGTGAACGATATTGACAACATCACCTATTCCCTGCAGCAGGGATTGCCACAAATCATTACTTCTGTCATCACCATAGTGGGCATTATTGCCATGATGCTGTATATTAGCCCCCTATTAACCCTGGTTGTTTTCATAACCATTCCCCTAAGTTTGTTAACCTTACGAATAATCGCTTCATATTCACAGCAGTATTTTAGGGATCAGCAAAGGGAGCTAGGGCAATTAAACAGCCATGTGGAAGAAATGTTTAGCGGCCACCAGGTGGTCAAAGCCTTCGGCCACGAGGAAAAAGCAATTGAACGCTTTAACGAAATGAATGACCGCCTGTATGCCGCAGGCTGGCGTGCCCAATTTATTTCCGGCATTATGATGCCCTTGATGGCCTTTATCGGAAACCTAGGCTTTGTCTTTGTCAGCATTGTAGGCGGTGTGCTTGTGATAAACCAGAGCATTTTAATCGGAAATGTGCAGGCCTTTATTCAATATACCCACCAAATCTCCCACCCCATGGGGCAAATTGCAGGTATTGCCAATACCATTCAAAATGCTTTGGCCTCTGCGGAACGAATCTTTGCCTTATTAGACGAAGAAGAAGAAAAAGAGGAAGAGGGTTTATCCATAGAGCTTGATGCCATTAAAGGCCATGTGGCCTTTAAACAGGCAGCCTTCGGTTATGATAAAAATGAGCTGCTGATAAAGGACTTGAATATCGATGTGAAAGAGGGCCAAATGGTTGCCATTGTCGGTCCAACCGGGGCAGGTAAGACAACACTGATTAATTTACTCATGCGTTTTTATGAACTTGACGGCGGACAAATACAGATCGGCGGCATCAAGACCACCGATTTATCACGGGAACAGGTGCGCAGTATTTTTGCAATGGTTTTACAGGATACCTGGCTGTTCAGCGGGACAATTAAGGAGAATATTGCTTACGGCAAAAAAGATGCCAGCGATGAGGAAATTAAATCAGCCGCCCGTGCGGCATATGCCGACGATTTTATTCGCAAACTGCCCGATGGATATGATACAGTCCTTGAGCAGGATGCCTCAAATATCTCCCAGGGACAAAAGCAGTTATTGACCATTGCCCGGGCAATTATTTCCGACCCAAAAATCTTAATTTTAGATGAGGCAACCAGCAGTGTAGATACAAGAACTGAGCTGCATATCCAAAAGGCAATGAAGCGTATCATGAAAAACAGAACAAGCTTTGTCATTGCCCACCGTCTATCTACCATTAAGGATGCTGATGTTATTTTAGTAATGAACAAGGGCCGTATAATCGAAAAGGGAACCCATCAACAGCTTCTTGATAAAAAAGGCTTTTATGCAGACTTGTATCAAAGTCAGTTTGCCCAGTAA